From Phycisphaerae bacterium, the proteins below share one genomic window:
- a CDS encoding PD-(D/E)XK nuclease family protein, whose product MAVRLIAGRAGSGKTHRCLAGIGEELARSLTDGPQLILLVPEQAALQMERGLLARSPSGALGRCEVLSFRRLAHRILSEARIGGPIPTPLTPMGRQMALRRLIQRHRRRLREFGKVAERPGFIAAVSSGIVELLQEAVTVDQLDGAAQAAETAGDPSAPRLHDMALLLRAYLDYLGDDRVDPESVLDLARARLDAIEWLRGARVWIDGFAGLTEQQMRMIVALAQRVAHIDLALLLDPDHRRAGEFEVEPDDVSLFARTERTWFHLARAIRDAGVTIEEPILLSEKNCPRFANAPSLACLERHLFAPMPGRSSLIPHSEFRIPNSARLLEAPDRRAEVAAAVRAIVDLVQRGDRPLRFRDIAIIVRDLTPYHDLISAELAAHHIPFFIDRRRQTYHHPLVQLVRATVTMRADGPFDAAMAMLLKTGLCGLPDAEADALENYQLAHGLCTPASWEENWTYPAQPGDRRRSATPAAVRALAEVNHSRRALMDRIGDWWPSTPSPSQGEGRGEGSKTPNAPCRDWIAQLYALLERLDVRMTLARWCEAAATRGELDEAEEHEQVWADLVKLFDETIAALGDEPMSGRQFQEIIETGLSEFTVGLVPATLDQVLVGSIERSRHPPVRAAFVLGMAEGQFPHRVGEDSIFGDDDRAKLAEAGVALGQTRARQLLDERMLAYVAVTRPSEFLWVSFPRADEKGSPLPPSPYWPAIRAALPDVSVEKLEESEADDGAIDPRSISTVGGLAGGLAAGLRQFCEEKLAAEAAGQWLALYKWARRHGAMRGPLAAAMTALRTPPEARLSPAMANALWSKPYRTSVSGLEQFAQCPFQHFAARGLNLEPRAAHELTPMDLGRIYHRVLEHFVVELMDNGKSLADVLPEDIAGSLLRLCKKIVPEYAEELRLEEAQGRMTIRRGRRDLSAAVAGQRSSIARTPLRPKLAERSFGTDAPGALPSLELTTTHGVVRLRGVIDRVDLLPAGSDHLAVVFDYKRSVGKRLSLDEVYHGLALQLLAYLLVLRDHGGALGKGRIIPGGAFFLPLLAGLKSVKHPREVEKDGFDPHKGFRPRGVVDFDWIDHLDPNLDCGQSRIFNVFRTKDRKLGNVEHSDAVGDKTFGGLLDHVRRKMTQLAEDWIAGTIAVRPSQHGKTIACTRCHFTSVCRFEYAARRAHALDEMSRAEVLERIAQEGRGDE is encoded by the coding sequence ATGGCGGTTCGCCTGATTGCCGGTCGGGCAGGTAGCGGGAAGACGCATCGATGCCTCGCGGGCATCGGCGAGGAATTGGCCCGCAGTCTCACGGACGGCCCCCAGCTGATACTGCTGGTCCCCGAACAGGCCGCCTTGCAAATGGAGCGCGGACTTCTGGCGCGGTCGCCGTCGGGGGCGCTGGGTCGCTGCGAGGTGTTGAGCTTTCGGCGGCTGGCCCATCGAATCCTAAGCGAGGCCAGGATCGGTGGACCGATTCCGACGCCGCTTACCCCGATGGGCCGGCAAATGGCGCTGCGACGGCTGATCCAGCGGCATCGTCGACGCCTCCGCGAATTCGGCAAGGTCGCCGAGCGGCCGGGATTCATTGCCGCTGTCTCGAGCGGGATCGTCGAGTTGCTTCAGGAAGCCGTGACCGTCGATCAACTCGACGGGGCGGCGCAAGCGGCTGAGACGGCGGGCGATCCGTCGGCCCCCCGGCTGCACGACATGGCCCTGCTTCTGCGGGCGTATCTCGACTATCTCGGCGACGATCGCGTCGATCCGGAGAGCGTGCTCGATCTGGCGCGGGCGCGGCTCGACGCGATTGAGTGGCTGCGGGGGGCGCGGGTCTGGATCGACGGATTCGCGGGATTGACGGAACAGCAGATGCGAATGATCGTCGCCCTGGCGCAGCGGGTCGCGCATATCGACCTGGCCCTGCTCCTGGATCCCGATCACCGGCGCGCAGGCGAATTCGAAGTCGAGCCCGACGACGTTTCGCTCTTTGCCCGCACCGAGCGAACGTGGTTTCACCTCGCGCGGGCCATTCGAGATGCCGGAGTGACGATCGAAGAACCGATCCTCCTTTCCGAGAAGAACTGCCCGCGATTCGCGAACGCGCCCAGCCTGGCCTGCCTGGAACGTCATCTCTTCGCGCCAATGCCCGGGCGCTCTTCCCTGATTCCGCACTCCGAATTCCGAATTCCGAATTCTGCCCGGCTCCTCGAGGCCCCCGACCGCCGCGCGGAAGTCGCCGCCGCCGTGCGGGCGATCGTCGATCTCGTACAGCGAGGTGATCGCCCGTTGCGATTCCGCGACATCGCCATCATCGTCCGCGATCTGACGCCCTACCACGATTTGATCTCCGCCGAGTTGGCGGCGCACCACATCCCGTTTTTCATCGATCGGCGTCGCCAGACCTACCATCACCCGCTCGTGCAACTCGTCCGCGCGACGGTCACTATGCGGGCCGACGGCCCCTTCGATGCGGCCATGGCCATGTTGCTCAAGACTGGTCTGTGCGGTTTGCCGGACGCTGAAGCCGACGCACTGGAAAACTATCAACTGGCCCACGGGCTTTGTACGCCCGCCTCCTGGGAAGAAAACTGGACGTATCCCGCCCAGCCCGGTGATCGCCGGCGCTCGGCGACGCCCGCGGCGGTCCGCGCCCTGGCGGAGGTCAATCATTCGCGCCGGGCCCTTATGGACCGAATCGGCGACTGGTGGCCGAGCACTCCCTCTCCCTCCCAGGGAGAGGGCCGGGGGGAGGGTTCGAAAACGCCGAATGCCCCCTGCCGCGACTGGATCGCCCAACTCTACGCCCTGCTGGAGCGGCTCGATGTACGCATGACCCTGGCCCGCTGGTGCGAGGCCGCTGCGACCCGCGGCGAACTGGATGAGGCCGAGGAACACGAGCAGGTGTGGGCGGATCTTGTGAAGCTGTTCGATGAGACCATCGCCGCCCTCGGCGACGAGCCGATGAGCGGCCGGCAATTTCAGGAAATCATCGAAACCGGTCTGTCTGAGTTCACGGTTGGCCTCGTTCCCGCGACACTCGATCAAGTGCTCGTCGGCTCGATCGAGCGCAGCCGCCATCCGCCGGTCCGCGCCGCTTTCGTATTGGGTATGGCCGAGGGGCAGTTTCCGCACCGCGTCGGTGAGGATTCCATCTTCGGCGATGACGATCGGGCCAAGCTCGCAGAGGCCGGCGTGGCGCTCGGGCAGACCCGCGCGCGGCAGCTTCTCGATGAGCGAATGCTCGCCTATGTCGCGGTGACGCGGCCCAGTGAGTTCCTATGGGTGAGCTTTCCGCGGGCGGATGAGAAGGGATCCCCGCTGCCGCCGTCGCCCTACTGGCCCGCGATCCGGGCAGCGCTGCCGGATGTTTCGGTTGAAAAGTTGGAAGAGAGCGAGGCCGACGATGGGGCGATCGATCCGCGTTCGATCTCCACTGTCGGCGGACTGGCCGGGGGACTGGCTGCGGGATTACGGCAATTTTGCGAGGAGAAGCTCGCGGCGGAGGCCGCCGGGCAGTGGCTCGCCCTGTACAAGTGGGCGCGCAGGCATGGCGCGATGCGCGGGCCGCTGGCCGCAGCGATGACGGCCCTGCGAACGCCTCCGGAAGCACGGCTCAGTCCCGCCATGGCCAACGCGCTATGGAGCAAGCCCTATCGCACCAGCGTCAGCGGACTGGAGCAGTTCGCGCAATGTCCATTCCAGCACTTTGCCGCGCGGGGGCTTAATTTGGAGCCGCGCGCGGCGCACGAACTGACGCCGATGGATCTTGGCCGCATTTATCATCGCGTCCTTGAGCATTTCGTGGTTGAACTCATGGATAACGGCAAGTCGCTTGCCGACGTTCTGCCGGAGGACATTGCCGGCAGTTTGCTCCGGCTCTGCAAAAAGATCGTGCCAGAGTACGCCGAGGAGCTTCGCCTGGAGGAGGCCCAGGGCCGGATGACGATTCGCCGCGGTCGACGCGACCTCTCCGCCGCCGTGGCCGGCCAGCGATCTTCCATCGCCCGAACGCCGCTGCGCCCCAAACTCGCCGAGCGGTCCTTCGGGACGGACGCCCCGGGTGCGCTGCCGTCGCTGGAACTGACGACGACCCACGGCGTCGTGCGTCTGCGCGGCGTCATCGACCGCGTCGACCTCCTGCCCGCCGGGTCCGATCACCTCGCTGTCGTGTTTGATTACAAACGCTCCGTTGGGAAACGGCTGAGCCTCGACGAGGTCTACCACGGTCTGGCGCTGCAATTGCTCGCCTACCTGCTCGTCCTGCGCGATCACGGCGGCGCGCTGGGGAAGGGCAGGATCATTCCCGGCGGCGCATTTTTCCTCCCGCTGCTCGCCGGCCTCAAGAGCGTCAAGCACCCTCGCGAAGTCGAGAAGGACGGTTTCGATCCGCATAAGGGTTTTCGGCCGCGCGGCGTCGTGGACTTCGATTGGATCGACCACCTCGATCCTAACTTGGACTGCGGTCAAAGCAGGATTTTCAACGTGTTTCGGACAAAGGATCGCAAGCTGGGGAATGTGGAGCATTCCGATGCCGTGGGCGACAAAACGTTTGGCGGACTTCTCGATCACGTTCGGCGGAAAATGACGCAACTGGCGGAGGACTGGATCGCGGGCACCATCGCCGTCCGTCCATCTCAGCACGGCAAGACGATCGCCTGCACGCGGTGCCATTTCACGTCCGTCTGCCGGTTCGAATACGCCGCCCGCCGCGCCCACGCCCTCGACGAAATGAGCCGCGCGGAAGTTTTGGAACGGATCGCGCAGGAGGGCCGGGGCGATGAGTGA
- a CDS encoding MraY family glycosyltransferase, which translates to MSVALLAAVPEWITYFYQFTSYFILFLAAVISTATATPIYILLATRLGWVDQPGGRKRHERATATMGGVVIFLVVTGGTLVALNLENLVGERLREKAAYVYGLLACTGCMVLLGMVDDRHQIRPKIKLLVQTVVAIAAVSLGFRVQAITLPGFDSVELPVAVGVLASLLWIVGITNAINLTDGLDGLAAGICFLASAVNAIVAIWLGNHYMTVMMVLLAGSLLGFLRWNFHPARVFLGDTGSLSLGMFLALASLQSAQKAHTVVLILVPLFALGYPIFDTLLAVGRRMVRGQPLFASDRDHIHHRLVDRGRSPSAAAIQIYAASVIVCVLCLAAMTAHHFVLGLIILGVILMALFSARVLGYLEWGGWAARWSGRQETKVLHAAANLARLKIAQASNPQELVRALAIIAPEIGCREIAVTVEGAETSWIEPGMLDDKGQGFEVSLSKGRKVRFTLSSDGELDVERRSLVEELAGLVGQRLSTQ; encoded by the coding sequence ATGTCTGTCGCCCTGCTTGCCGCCGTGCCCGAATGGATCACCTATTTCTATCAATTCACGTCGTACTTCATCCTGTTCCTCGCTGCGGTGATCTCCACCGCAACCGCCACGCCGATTTACATCCTCCTCGCCACGCGGCTGGGCTGGGTCGACCAACCCGGCGGCCGAAAGCGTCACGAACGCGCGACTGCGACCATGGGCGGTGTCGTGATCTTCCTTGTCGTGACGGGCGGAACGCTGGTCGCCCTGAACCTGGAAAACCTCGTCGGCGAGCGGCTGCGTGAAAAGGCCGCTTACGTTTACGGCCTGCTGGCCTGCACGGGCTGCATGGTCCTCTTGGGAATGGTGGACGACCGGCATCAGATTCGGCCGAAGATCAAGCTCCTCGTGCAGACCGTCGTGGCCATCGCGGCCGTTTCGCTGGGCTTTCGCGTCCAGGCGATCACGCTGCCGGGGTTTGATTCGGTGGAATTGCCGGTCGCCGTCGGCGTACTGGCTTCCCTTCTCTGGATCGTCGGGATCACGAACGCGATCAACTTGACGGACGGCCTGGACGGACTGGCGGCCGGGATTTGTTTCCTCGCCTCGGCGGTCAACGCCATCGTCGCGATCTGGCTGGGCAATCACTACATGACGGTCATGATGGTGCTCCTGGCCGGCTCGCTGCTGGGGTTTCTGCGCTGGAACTTCCACCCGGCCCGCGTGTTCCTCGGCGATACGGGCTCTCTGTCGTTGGGAATGTTTCTCGCCCTGGCCTCGCTGCAATCCGCGCAGAAGGCGCACACAGTCGTGCTGATCCTCGTGCCGCTGTTCGCCTTGGGATATCCGATCTTCGACACACTGCTCGCCGTTGGTCGCCGGATGGTGCGGGGCCAGCCGCTCTTCGCCTCGGACCGCGACCACATCCACCATCGCCTCGTCGATCGTGGCCGCAGCCCGTCGGCGGCGGCGATCCAGATCTACGCGGCGAGCGTGATCGTTTGCGTGTTGTGCCTGGCGGCCATGACGGCGCACCATTTCGTACTGGGGCTCATCATCCTTGGTGTCATCCTCATGGCCCTGTTTTCGGCACGAGTCCTCGGCTACTTGGAATGGGGCGGATGGGCAGCCCGGTGGTCGGGTCGCCAGGAGACGAAGGTCCTCCATGCGGCGGCGAACCTGGCGCGGCTAAAGATCGCGCAGGCGTCCAACCCCCAGGAGCTGGTCCGGGCGCTGGCCATCATCGCGCCCGAAATCGGCTGCCGGGAGATCGCCGTCACAGTGGAGGGGGCGGAGACGTCGTGGATAGAACCAGGAATGCTAGACGACAAGGGCCAGGGATTCGAAGTCTCGCTATCCAAAGGGCGAAAGGTCCGGTTCACGTTATCGTCGGATGGTGAACTCGATGTTGAGCGGCGGTCCTTGGTTGAGGAACTGGCCGGATTGGTAGGCCAACGTCTATCCACTCAATGA
- a CDS encoding RnfABCDGE type electron transport complex subunit D, producing the protein MSAAIMTLPAILSPDAPPHRISGHSHHDILRAWTFAATVAAVWGVALFGPAALVVIASAVSAAIVTDFAIAFARGRPVVGGLTHAGLIGLLLALTLPATAAWYIAAMGSMIAIVVGKVLFGGLGHYLWHPALVGRVAVQMLFVNSLAMTGQNVAIPLLTRGHLFTGDLGSARRIEMSEYQGWTLEPKTAPGDALLLEPPVSALRRFADGKIKPDDEMIFEPLLRDALPPWHDTVLGTVPGAIGETCTLALIVAGLYLIYRGYLRWHVPVAVLAAAGIAAAILPVKIGTEGEGYYWLPIFAVEQGRAVGMAYVLYHLTAGQLMLGAFLLAGDMTSTPMRALGQLVFGAGVGVITIFMRLYGVVEGECYWAILIMNTFVTFIDRRMKRPVLGIPE; encoded by the coding sequence ATGAGCGCAGCCATCATGACGTTGCCCGCGATCTTGTCGCCCGACGCGCCGCCGCATCGAATCAGCGGTCATTCCCACCATGATATCCTCCGCGCCTGGACCTTTGCAGCCACGGTCGCAGCGGTCTGGGGAGTCGCGCTCTTCGGTCCCGCCGCACTGGTTGTCATCGCCTCCGCCGTCAGCGCCGCCATTGTCACCGACTTCGCCATTGCCTTCGCTCGCGGCCGGCCGGTCGTCGGCGGACTGACCCATGCCGGGTTGATCGGCCTGCTTTTGGCCCTCACGCTTCCCGCGACCGCCGCATGGTACATCGCCGCGATGGGCTCGATGATCGCCATCGTTGTGGGCAAGGTCCTTTTCGGGGGACTCGGTCATTACCTCTGGCACCCCGCGCTCGTCGGCCGCGTCGCCGTGCAGATGCTCTTCGTCAACAGCCTGGCCATGACCGGTCAGAATGTCGCCATCCCCCTACTGACGCGCGGCCATCTTTTCACCGGCGACTTGGGTTCGGCCCGGCGGATTGAGATGTCGGAGTATCAGGGCTGGACGTTGGAGCCGAAGACCGCCCCCGGCGACGCGCTGCTCCTGGAGCCGCCGGTCTCAGCCTTGCGCCGCTTTGCCGACGGGAAGATCAAACCCGACGACGAGATGATCTTTGAGCCGTTGCTCCGAGATGCATTGCCTCCCTGGCACGACACAGTCCTGGGAACCGTTCCCGGCGCGATCGGCGAGACGTGCACACTGGCACTCATCGTCGCGGGCCTGTACCTGATTTACCGCGGCTATCTGCGCTGGCACGTGCCGGTCGCGGTGCTGGCGGCGGCGGGCATCGCGGCGGCGATTCTGCCGGTCAAGATCGGGACGGAGGGCGAGGGATACTACTGGCTGCCAATCTTCGCCGTCGAACAGGGCCGCGCCGTGGGCATGGCTTACGTGCTCTACCACCTGACGGCCGGGCAACTGATGCTCGGTGCGTTTCTGCTGGCGGGGGATATGACGTCGACGCCGATGCGGGCTCTGGGGCAGCTTGTTTTCGGGGCGGGCGTCGGCGTGATCACAATCTTTATGCGCCTCTACGGCGTCGTGGAGGGGGAGTGCTACTGGGCGATCCTGATCATGAATACGTTTGTCACCTTCATCGATCGGAGGATGAAGCGGCCGGTGTTGGGGATACCGGAATGA
- a CDS encoding RnfABCDGE type electron transport complex subunit C → MSLLLNLLGPRRGFDGGLFLPDHKAITARRLSETLAVSVPMHIPLQVRQDLATSSLVKPGERVLRGQRLSQPTSTDSVPVHAPTSGTITRLDRVWTAHDGYLPCAILEPDGQDEAYHHAWDWGDESFIAQLAEHGVVGPQPRGPAHVVIRQATAAGVTDLIVNGMETEPYLTADLRTIVEQPGRIVDATCEIADALGVRRVILAIPYRHRRVTRRIESEAMGRFVEVVPLASCYPQCHPTILIKTLLDREVPPGGTGLDVGAVVLPLALVRSAADAIFDNRPMTHTLLTIAGDAITRPGTYRVPIGTPIAHLAERLGDSGEMARVISGGPLTGTAFSRGDSVVSADMTALLFFSGADWRSPIPCIHCGWCVEDCPIGLDPPALVQLESQPSCAADAFAELSACIGCGLCSYVCPAGLPLSQTIERTQRRFASTKR, encoded by the coding sequence ATGTCGTTGTTGCTCAATTTGCTGGGGCCGCGCCGTGGATTCGACGGCGGCCTCTTTCTGCCGGACCATAAGGCGATCACCGCGCGCCGCCTGAGCGAGACGCTGGCGGTCTCGGTTCCCATGCACATCCCGCTCCAGGTCCGCCAGGACCTCGCTACTTCTTCACTGGTAAAGCCCGGCGAGCGCGTGCTTCGCGGTCAGCGCTTGTCGCAGCCGACTTCGACCGACTCGGTGCCTGTTCACGCCCCGACCTCCGGCACGATCACCCGGCTCGACCGTGTTTGGACCGCCCATGACGGCTACCTGCCATGTGCGATCCTGGAACCCGACGGTCAGGACGAGGCGTATCACCATGCCTGGGATTGGGGCGATGAGTCGTTTATTGCGCAGCTCGCCGAACACGGTGTCGTTGGTCCGCAGCCGCGCGGGCCGGCCCACGTCGTCATCCGGCAGGCCACGGCGGCCGGGGTGACCGATCTGATCGTCAATGGGATGGAGACGGAACCCTATCTGACGGCCGACTTGCGGACGATCGTCGAACAGCCCGGGCGCATCGTGGACGCGACGTGCGAGATTGCCGACGCCCTGGGCGTTCGCCGGGTGATCCTGGCCATTCCGTATCGGCACCGGCGCGTTACGCGGCGCATCGAGTCGGAGGCGATGGGCCGGTTTGTCGAAGTCGTGCCCTTGGCGAGCTGTTACCCCCAGTGCCACCCGACAATCTTGATCAAAACACTGCTCGATCGGGAAGTGCCGCCCGGCGGAACCGGATTGGATGTCGGCGCCGTCGTTCTCCCGTTGGCGCTCGTTCGCTCGGCGGCCGACGCGATCTTTGACAACCGCCCCATGACGCACACGTTATTGACGATCGCCGGCGATGCCATTACGCGACCCGGAACCTACCGAGTTCCCATCGGCACGCCCATCGCGCACCTCGCCGAACGGCTCGGCGATTCAGGCGAGATGGCTCGCGTCATCAGCGGCGGCCCACTGACCGGCACGGCATTTTCGCGAGGGGACTCCGTCGTGTCGGCCGACATGACCGCGCTCCTGTTTTTCTCCGGCGCCGACTGGCGAAGCCCGATCCCGTGCATCCACTGTGGCTGGTGCGTCGAGGATTGCCCGATCGGTCTCGATCCACCGGCGCTCGTGCAATTAGAATCACAACCGAGCTGCGCGGCGGACGCGTTCGCGGAGCTTTCGGCCTGCATTGGGTGCGGGCTGTGCAGCTACGTCTGCCCGGCCGGGCTGCCGCTCTCGCAGACCATTGAGCGTACCCAGCGCCGCTTCGCGTCCACGAAGAGATAA
- the lpxA gene encoding acyl-ACP--UDP-N-acetylglucosamine O-acyltransferase: MPIHPTAIIDKQAQIDPSADIGPHVVVEGPVKIGAGVKIYPNAYLSGWTEIGERCEIHPGAVVGHLPQDFHFSGERTYCRIGAGTIIREFASIHRGTQPESSTIVGENCFILGYAHIGHNCELGNGVKVYNCTGLSGHVIIGDNAIVSGYVLVHQFARIGEYVMVGGGARVTKDVPPYMKTLHESQCVGYNAIGLRRSGEFKPDEINEVREAYRTLFRSELPFRKAVEAFTEKARTRTGKRIIEFLGSPSKLGFIGGRKAAELVEAAEEE, from the coding sequence ATGCCCATCCACCCCACCGCCATCATCGATAAACAGGCGCAGATCGATCCTTCCGCTGACATCGGCCCGCACGTCGTCGTCGAGGGGCCGGTCAAGATCGGTGCAGGCGTCAAGATTTATCCGAACGCCTACCTGTCCGGCTGGACGGAGATCGGCGAGCGCTGCGAGATCCATCCCGGTGCGGTCGTCGGGCACCTGCCGCAGGATTTTCACTTCAGCGGCGAGCGGACGTACTGCCGCATCGGCGCGGGCACGATCATCCGCGAGTTCGCCTCCATCCATCGGGGGACGCAGCCGGAGTCGTCGACGATCGTCGGGGAGAACTGCTTTATTCTCGGCTACGCGCACATCGGCCACAATTGCGAGTTGGGCAACGGCGTGAAGGTGTATAATTGCACCGGGCTGTCCGGACACGTCATCATTGGCGACAACGCCATCGTCAGCGGCTACGTCCTGGTCCACCAATTCGCGCGAATCGGGGAATATGTGATGGTCGGCGGCGGGGCCCGCGTGACCAAGGATGTGCCGCCTTACATGAAGACGCTGCACGAGTCGCAGTGCGTCGGGTACAACGCGATCGGTCTTCGCCGGTCCGGTGAGTTCAAGCCCGACGAAATCAACGAAGTCCGCGAGGCCTACCGTACCCTGTTTCGCTCCGAGTTGCCCTTTCGCAAGGCGGTTGAGGCGTTTACCGAGAAGGCGCGAACGCGGACGGGTAAGCGGATCATCGAGTTTCTCGGATCGCCGTCCAAGCTGGGCTTTATCGGCGGGCGAAAAGCAGCCGAACTCGTGGAAGCGGCGGAAGAGGAATAG
- the rimO gene encoding 30S ribosomal protein S12 methylthiotransferase RimO, protein MTAPNVSFVSLGCPKNLVDSEKMLGLLAEAGCGIVGDGGAADVVVVNTCGFLSASRDEAIEVLKEAAAQKKSGEVKRLVVAGCLVQRDGQGLVDAVPEIDALVGVNNRNDIVRAVLGEKSKSRKVKSKIHRGGKSKQENKSTSENGRTVFLGEYHSASWIDANKSDRARLRLTPTHYAYLRMSEGCNQKCTFCTIPSIRGPMHCKSVDEIMAEARELIDDGAVELNLIGQDTTSYGMDIGYEPGLSGLLREMKTLDGIEWIRLMYAYPSDFADEMIDAIADCDKVAKYIDIPLQHINDRVLKAMFRRVTRKETEVLLEKLRKRIPGVAIRTTFIAGFPGETDAEHRELCEFVRDFGFDAMGVFPYSSEPGTPAHRMKGALPQETVEHRVMELMQIQQEVAFARAASAKGRSLRVMIDDFGKDGVYPARHQGQAPDVDSVTYVEGGEHDPGEFVNVRVTGHGGYDLRARAVTMGLPILR, encoded by the coding sequence GTGACCGCACCCAACGTCTCCTTTGTTTCCCTCGGATGCCCGAAAAACCTCGTCGACTCCGAGAAGATGCTCGGCCTCCTTGCTGAGGCGGGGTGCGGGATCGTCGGCGATGGCGGGGCGGCAGACGTCGTCGTCGTCAACACCTGCGGCTTTCTTTCGGCGTCGCGCGACGAGGCCATCGAAGTGCTCAAGGAGGCCGCCGCACAGAAGAAAAGCGGCGAGGTCAAGCGGCTCGTTGTCGCGGGCTGTCTCGTGCAGCGCGACGGTCAGGGGCTGGTCGACGCCGTGCCCGAGATCGACGCGCTAGTGGGCGTCAATAATCGCAACGACATCGTTCGGGCCGTATTGGGCGAAAAATCAAAAAGTCGCAAAGTCAAATCGAAGATCCACCGTGGCGGAAAATCAAAACAAGAAAATAAGAGCACATCGGAAAACGGCCGCACCGTGTTCCTCGGCGAGTATCACTCGGCGTCATGGATCGACGCGAACAAGTCTGATCGAGCGCGCCTGCGGTTGACGCCGACGCACTACGCCTACCTGCGCATGAGCGAGGGCTGCAACCAGAAGTGCACGTTCTGCACCATTCCCTCCATCCGTGGACCGATGCACTGCAAATCCGTCGACGAGATCATGGCCGAGGCCCGCGAGCTGATCGACGACGGCGCCGTCGAACTCAACCTCATCGGACAGGACACGACCAGCTACGGCATGGACATCGGCTACGAGCCGGGGCTATCGGGACTGCTGCGCGAGATGAAAACGCTCGATGGCATCGAGTGGATTCGCCTGATGTACGCCTACCCTTCGGATTTCGCGGATGAAATGATCGACGCGATCGCCGATTGCGACAAAGTCGCCAAGTACATCGACATCCCGCTGCAACACATCAACGATCGCGTGCTCAAGGCGATGTTCCGCCGCGTTACGCGAAAAGAAACGGAGGTCCTGCTCGAGAAACTCCGCAAGCGAATTCCGGGCGTGGCGATCCGTACGACCTTCATCGCGGGTTTCCCCGGCGAGACCGACGCGGAGCACCGCGAGCTGTGCGAGTTCGTCCGCGACTTCGGTTTCGACGCGATGGGTGTATTTCCCTACTCCAGCGAACCGGGCACACCCGCGCATCGGATGAAGGGTGCTTTGCCGCAGGAAACCGTCGAGCACCGCGTCATGGAACTGATGCAGATCCAACAGGAAGTCGCGTTCGCCAGAGCCGCCTCCGCCAAAGGCCGATCGTTGCGCGTAATGATTGACGATTTCGGAAAGGACGGCGTCTATCCCGCCCGCCACCAGGGCCAGGCCCCCGATGTCGACAGCGTCACCTACGTCGAGGGCGGCGAACACGATCCCGGCGAGTTCGTCAACGTCCGCGTGACGGGTCACGGCGGCTACGATCTGCGAGCCAGGGCTGTCACAATGGGCCTGCCCATCCTTCGCTAA
- a CDS encoding CPBP family intramembrane glutamic endopeptidase, protein MVIAIQGDNGLPARRRKLDSWTWFALFFALVAYPAAYCAGYVGPLIHEIFRGSRAHWWYFWLLVLAFHWVPLGFVWLALKKNREPWSSIGVDWRWYRRWWWVFATILAALIAAAFVAPGLHYPDGLPRIGRSKPQFMIPLSTPERLFVIFVAFTAGVTEEVLFRGFAITRLTRIVGSPWRALPITVVSFLFIHGTPRSVQMCVVYAFAGLAFGVPFILMKQRRLEVLILIHFLIDAGMVLAD, encoded by the coding sequence ATGGTTATCGCGATTCAAGGTGATAACGGACTACCGGCGCGGAGGCGAAAACTGGATAGTTGGACGTGGTTCGCGTTGTTTTTCGCGTTGGTTGCTTACCCGGCAGCGTACTGTGCGGGGTATGTGGGTCCTCTGATCCACGAAATCTTCCGAGGCAGCCGGGCGCATTGGTGGTATTTTTGGCTGCTCGTGCTGGCCTTTCATTGGGTGCCGCTCGGCTTCGTCTGGTTGGCGCTCAAGAAAAACCGCGAGCCGTGGTCGTCGATCGGTGTGGACTGGCGCTGGTATCGGCGCTGGTGGTGGGTCTTCGCAACGATCCTCGCCGCACTTATCGCCGCGGCGTTCGTTGCGCCCGGCCTTCATTATCCTGACGGTCTGCCGCGGATCGGGCGCTCCAAACCGCAATTCATGATTCCGCTTTCGACGCCCGAGCGGCTATTTGTCATCTTTGTCGCCTTCACGGCCGGCGTGACGGAGGAGGTGCTGTTTCGCGGCTTCGCCATTACGCGGCTGACTCGCATCGTGGGCTCGCCGTGGCGGGCGCTTCCCATTACCGTCGTATCGTTTCTCTTCATTCACGGTACGCCGCGGAGCGTCCAAATGTGCGTGGTTTACGCCTTCGCGGGCCTAGCATTCGGCGTGCCATTCATACTCATGAAACAGCGCCGATTGGAAGTATTGATTCTGATCCACTTCCTCATTGACGCGGGGATGGTGCTGGCGGACTGA